One window from the genome of Marinobacter sp. es.048 encodes:
- a CDS encoding lytic murein transglycosylase encodes MLTRPARILRQGGLTRGLVFSGFLSLLSLPAIAQDSSEVEPAGFAECKARLQEQAIAAGVSNKTASEVMSGVQHLARVIELDRRQPEFTTTFADYLNRRVNDARISKGRELLQEHEELLARVTRETGVPAPYLVSFWGLETNFGSYFGKMPVPSSLTTLACDPRRSTFFTEQLIAALRIIDEGAIPADQMEGSWAGAMGHVQFMPTVFLKHAVDADGDGRRDLWNSLTDAMMSAGRFLESMNWDGDYRWGREVLLPENFDYSLADGRRLPLEEWQKMGIKDAFGNALAREPIDAALVVPAGHRGPAFLAYNNFRVIMGWNRSEFYAIAVGHLADRIAGAGGLQNPPPEDAPALSRDNIISLQKALQQRGYEPGKPDGIMGPATRSAIRQFQTANNLVADGYPGESVLAELEIPAGQ; translated from the coding sequence GTGCTGACCAGACCTGCAAGGATTCTCCGCCAGGGTGGCCTTACCCGCGGCTTAGTGTTTTCCGGTTTTCTGTCACTTCTGTCGCTGCCGGCCATCGCCCAGGACAGCTCTGAGGTGGAGCCAGCGGGGTTTGCCGAATGCAAAGCCCGGCTTCAGGAACAGGCCATTGCCGCCGGGGTCAGCAACAAGACCGCCAGCGAGGTGATGTCCGGAGTTCAGCATCTGGCAAGGGTGATCGAGCTGGACCGGCGGCAACCGGAATTCACCACCACCTTCGCCGACTACCTGAACCGTCGGGTTAACGATGCCCGGATCAGCAAGGGACGCGAACTGCTGCAGGAACACGAGGAGCTGCTGGCCAGAGTCACCCGGGAAACGGGCGTGCCAGCTCCCTACCTGGTGTCGTTCTGGGGCCTGGAAACCAACTTCGGCAGCTATTTCGGCAAGATGCCGGTACCCAGCTCCCTGACAACCCTGGCCTGCGATCCACGCCGCAGCACCTTTTTTACCGAGCAACTCATAGCCGCCCTGCGCATCATTGATGAGGGCGCCATACCAGCCGACCAGATGGAAGGTTCCTGGGCCGGCGCCATGGGCCACGTCCAGTTCATGCCCACGGTGTTCCTGAAACACGCAGTGGATGCCGATGGCGATGGCCGCAGAGACCTCTGGAACAGCCTGACGGATGCCATGATGTCTGCCGGCAGATTCCTGGAATCCATGAACTGGGACGGCGATTATCGCTGGGGGCGCGAGGTGCTTCTGCCCGAGAATTTCGACTATTCGCTGGCGGATGGGCGTCGCCTGCCGCTGGAGGAATGGCAGAAAATGGGGATCAAGGATGCCTTTGGCAATGCTCTGGCCCGTGAACCAATCGATGCCGCCCTGGTGGTACCCGCAGGACACCGTGGCCCGGCGTTTCTCGCCTACAACAACTTCCGGGTGATCATGGGCTGGAACCGCTCCGAATTCTATGCCATTGCGGTTGGCCATCTGGCAGACCGGATTGCCGGTGCCGGTGGCCTGCAGAATCCGCCACCCGAGGATGCCCCGGCACTATCCCGCGACAACATCATCAGCCTGCAGAAAGCCCTTCAGCAACGGGGATATGAGCCTGGCAAACCCGATGGCATCATGGGGCCTGCAACCCGCTCTGCGATCCGGCAGTTTCAGACCGCCAACAACCTGGTGGCCGATGGCTATCCCGGTGAATCGGTTCTGGCGGAGCTGGAGATACCTGCAGGTCAGTGA
- a CDS encoding response regulator gives MAMLKALVVDDASFVRDLVKRTVRQRFPVIETTDAQNGRRAQSLMSRTAFDLILCDWEMPEMSGLELLQWMRQQPQYENVPFIMITSRGDKDHVIEAVKGGVSEYLGKPFSPEGLSKKIIKVMGRKLKDAMDRSGKSMASPADAFKESANLLTRKPEPTAESPASSTPSQAAPAAMPKQAPSRGSMSLASVRFAESTLKSVVKDINLTEVRVIAKRDQVFPGILDQAVVDIGIAEGQMARLNGYVHQLQAVDKRQDTDFVSVTIRFVDEDPKKLEDLSRFVARFRAGMR, from the coding sequence ATGGCAATGCTGAAAGCGCTGGTCGTGGATGACGCCAGCTTTGTACGTGATCTGGTCAAACGAACCGTGCGCCAGCGTTTTCCGGTGATCGAGACAACCGACGCCCAGAACGGCCGTCGGGCACAGTCGCTGATGTCCCGAACGGCGTTTGACCTGATCCTGTGCGATTGGGAGATGCCTGAGATGTCGGGTCTGGAGTTGTTGCAGTGGATGCGCCAGCAGCCACAATACGAAAACGTCCCCTTTATCATGATCACCAGCCGGGGTGACAAGGATCATGTGATTGAGGCGGTGAAGGGAGGCGTTTCCGAATATCTGGGCAAACCTTTCAGCCCTGAGGGGTTGAGCAAGAAAATCATCAAGGTGATGGGCCGTAAACTGAAAGACGCCATGGATCGGAGTGGAAAGTCCATGGCCAGCCCCGCCGACGCCTTCAAGGAGTCGGCCAACCTGCTGACCCGTAAGCCGGAACCCACTGCCGAGAGTCCTGCCTCTTCAACACCCTCGCAGGCAGCCCCTGCTGCAATGCCTAAACAGGCCCCATCTCGCGGTTCGATGAGTCTTGCGTCGGTGCGCTTTGCTGAAAGCACCCTGAAATCGGTGGTCAAGGACATCAATCTGACGGAGGTGCGGGTGATTGCCAAGCGGGACCAGGTGTTTCCGGGGATTCTCGACCAGGCGGTGGTGGACATCGGGATCGCAGAGGGGCAGATGGCCAGACTGAACGGCTACGTGCACCAGTTGCAGGCGGTCGACAAACGCCAGGACACCGACTTTGTCAGCGTTACCATCCGTTTTGTCGATGAAGATCCGAAAAAGCTCGAGGACTTATCGAGGTTTGTCGCCCGCTTCCGGGCGGGTATGCGCTAG
- the phoR gene encoding phosphate regulon sensor histidine kinase PhoR, translated as MQHNWSRYLRYIIGGLIGSTLVGLYFGEPVYGLTFGLIVYLWWTLLQARRLYQWLANPSATDEAPQSIGLWGDIFDNLHKLHQSHLRTQDRLRAQINRVQESTNAMRDGVIMTDARGAMEWWNGSAEYLLGFRRNTDQGQYIHNLIRTPAFKTYFDSRNYRDPLEIHSPAKPHIHLQIQISLFGDDDRLIVAKDVTRLYQLEQMRRDFVGNVSHEMRTPLTVISGYLETLVDNAADLPPKWRRAINTMAAQSSRMEALITDLILLSRIETGEQTVNDTLTDVDQLLTQVCHDARALSGEKQHEINVHIGDHRLLKGDESQLRSAFSNLIFNAVKYTPAKGQITVSWSTNREGAHLSVKDSGIGIDPVHIPRLTERFYRADPSRHKDTGGTGLGLAIVKHVLLNHDGNLEIRSRIGEGSEFICHFPRERLVERVPEKADS; from the coding sequence ATGCAGCACAACTGGTCACGATACCTGCGCTACATTATCGGTGGCCTGATTGGCTCCACCCTGGTTGGCCTCTACTTCGGTGAGCCCGTCTACGGCCTTACCTTCGGACTGATTGTCTACCTGTGGTGGACGCTGCTTCAGGCCAGGCGTCTCTACCAGTGGCTGGCGAACCCGAGCGCCACCGACGAAGCGCCCCAGAGCATCGGGCTCTGGGGGGATATTTTCGACAATCTCCACAAGCTGCACCAGAGCCATCTGAGAACGCAGGACCGGTTAAGGGCCCAGATCAACCGGGTCCAGGAGTCCACCAACGCCATGCGCGATGGTGTGATCATGACGGACGCCCGGGGTGCCATGGAATGGTGGAACGGCTCTGCCGAATACCTGCTCGGTTTCCGACGCAACACTGACCAGGGCCAGTACATCCATAACCTGATCCGTACGCCAGCCTTCAAAACCTATTTCGATTCAAGGAATTATCGTGACCCCCTGGAGATACATTCGCCGGCCAAACCTCATATTCATCTGCAAATCCAGATTAGCCTGTTCGGTGATGACGATCGTCTGATCGTTGCCAAGGACGTAACACGGCTGTACCAGCTCGAACAGATGCGCCGTGACTTTGTCGGCAATGTTTCCCACGAGATGCGCACGCCCCTCACGGTCATCAGCGGCTACCTGGAAACACTGGTGGACAACGCCGCCGACCTGCCGCCGAAATGGCGCCGCGCCATTAACACCATGGCCGCCCAGTCATCCCGGATGGAAGCCCTGATTACCGACCTGATTCTGCTGTCACGAATCGAAACCGGAGAACAGACGGTCAACGACACCCTCACGGATGTGGACCAGTTGCTGACCCAGGTTTGTCATGACGCCAGGGCACTCAGCGGCGAAAAACAGCATGAGATTAACGTGCATATCGGCGACCATCGACTGTTGAAAGGCGATGAAAGCCAGCTACGCAGTGCTTTCTCGAATCTGATCTTCAATGCGGTGAAGTACACGCCTGCAAAAGGCCAGATTACCGTATCCTGGTCCACCAACCGGGAAGGCGCGCACCTGTCAGTCAAGGATTCCGGAATCGGTATCGACCCGGTTCATATCCCCCGCCTGACGGAACGTTTCTATAGGGCCGATCCGAGCCGTCACAAGGACACCGGCGGCACCGGTCTTGGCCTGGCAATCGTCAAACACGTGTTGCTCAACCACGACGGCAATCTGGAGATTCGCAGCCGGATTGGCGAGGGCAGTGAATTTATCTGTCACTTCCCGCGGGAGCGGCTGGTCGAGCGGGTACCGGAAAAGGCGGACAGCTAG